Proteins from one Palleronia sp. THAF1 genomic window:
- a CDS encoding glycosyltransferase family 2 protein: MRISVIIPVHNGAAFLPQTLRSVLHQDRPPDEVIVVDDGSKDDSADIAERFDTRISVIRGHYGGAAAARVAGVAQATGDAIMFMDADDLLGIGVMAALSDKLAKNTEAITCCDWMRYEQIGATWQARPASCAPRRPGQSALAAWLTGWYHPPCSVLWSRAAYEACGGWDPEILVNNDGDLMMRALAGGTDLVHTPIGTSYYRRLPNGAVSLSGRRFTKEGLASRLRVLDGLSAILEPVGFPDGARPALAEAYGNIAGDAAAVGFDELAAQAAEKDRQHRGTPALALRRKRADRDRRRARVNTTAPLIITEDEAPPVVAGLEATPANGPRVTVVIPAYNRAALLKRAIDTVLSQDFADFEVLVIDDASTENLAPVIESYDDPRLRCIRQSRNQGVAAARNRGIVEARAPLIAFLDSDDEWLPGKLSEQVAAMDAASPRVGMSHTGLIEKGSDGTDTEFRPVPSRNVWAEILHRNIVHYGTSSVMIRRDVIDTTGGFDQGLPAIEDWDMWIRIARFYEILPLPQPLMIYHDEAPADLPDDDKRSRDFAANMVARRMLIDRYGDELLRAGTLHRTHLDNARRHLEMKGGHQKDAIVHLLKAIRRKPASPRLYAWLAFSGLPPSIRQKVFPTLARLRTRLPESLWADR; this comes from the coding sequence ATGCGTATCTCGGTCATCATCCCGGTTCACAATGGCGCGGCCTTCCTGCCTCAGACTTTGCGATCTGTCTTGCATCAAGACCGTCCGCCGGACGAGGTTATCGTGGTCGATGATGGCTCGAAGGATGACAGCGCCGATATCGCGGAACGCTTCGACACGCGGATCTCGGTTATACGAGGGCATTATGGTGGGGCCGCAGCGGCCCGCGTCGCCGGTGTTGCACAGGCAACCGGGGATGCGATCATGTTCATGGATGCCGACGATTTGTTGGGGATCGGCGTCATGGCTGCACTATCGGACAAACTGGCCAAGAACACCGAGGCCATCACCTGCTGCGATTGGATGCGATACGAGCAGATCGGTGCCACTTGGCAGGCACGTCCTGCTTCTTGCGCGCCGCGCCGCCCCGGTCAAAGCGCTTTGGCCGCCTGGCTTACCGGGTGGTATCATCCGCCCTGTTCTGTCCTGTGGTCTCGCGCTGCATACGAAGCCTGTGGTGGTTGGGATCCCGAGATATTGGTCAACAACGACGGCGACTTGATGATGCGTGCGTTGGCCGGCGGTACTGACCTGGTCCACACGCCTATCGGCACATCTTACTACCGACGGCTCCCGAACGGAGCCGTGTCTTTAAGTGGACGACGGTTCACGAAAGAAGGCTTGGCCTCTCGGTTGCGCGTGCTCGACGGGCTTTCGGCGATATTGGAGCCGGTGGGCTTTCCCGACGGAGCGCGTCCTGCCCTTGCCGAAGCTTACGGAAACATTGCAGGCGATGCCGCTGCCGTGGGGTTCGATGAACTGGCTGCGCAAGCTGCCGAGAAGGATCGCCAACACAGGGGCACGCCTGCGCTGGCGTTGCGCCGCAAGCGGGCAGACCGTGACCGGCGACGCGCGCGAGTGAACACGACTGCTCCTTTGATCATCACCGAAGACGAAGCGCCGCCCGTCGTCGCCGGTCTGGAAGCGACACCAGCCAACGGACCGCGCGTCACGGTGGTCATTCCCGCCTACAACCGCGCGGCGCTATTGAAGCGCGCGATTGATACAGTCCTGTCGCAGGATTTCGCGGACTTCGAAGTACTGGTGATCGACGATGCCTCGACTGAAAACCTTGCTCCAGTTATCGAAAGCTACGACGACCCGCGGCTGCGCTGTATTCGTCAAAGCCGTAACCAGGGAGTCGCTGCAGCACGCAACCGAGGCATCGTCGAAGCGCGCGCGCCTTTGATCGCGTTTCTGGATTCTGATGATGAATGGCTGCCGGGTAAGTTATCGGAGCAGGTCGCGGCAATGGATGCCGCCTCTCCGCGCGTTGGGATGTCCCATACAGGCCTGATCGAAAAGGGCTCGGACGGCACGGATACTGAATTCCGGCCTGTGCCATCGCGAAATGTGTGGGCCGAAATCCTGCATAGAAACATCGTTCACTATGGCACGAGCAGCGTCATGATCCGCCGCGACGTGATCGATACGACCGGCGGCTTTGACCAGGGCCTGCCAGCGATCGAGGATTGGGACATGTGGATCCGCATCGCGCGCTTCTATGAGATATTGCCCCTGCCGCAGCCGCTGATGATCTACCACGACGAAGCCCCGGCCGACCTACCTGACGACGACAAGCGCTCACGCGATTTCGCGGCGAACATGGTTGCCCGGCGCATGCTGATCGATCGCTACGGAGACGAGCTGCTACGCGCCGGTACGCTTCATCGCACGCATCTGGACAACGCACGTCGCCACCTTGAGATGAAGGGCGGGCACCAGAAAGATGCCATCGTGCATTTGCTCAAGGCAATCCGTCGCAAGCCTGCGTCTCCACGCCTTTATGCCTGGCTTGCCTTCTCCGGTCTGCCACCGAGCATACGGCAGAAGGTATTCCCCACCCTTGCCCGGCTGCGGACTCGGCTTCCCGAAAGTCTTTGGGCTGACAGGTAG
- a CDS encoding FAD-dependent oxidoreductase translates to MDEILIIGAGPSGLAAALALRDAGLPVRVVERGDRAGGLMRSPRFDDCIVDLGRKELYARFPQVDALWNDLLGDEYRPYPHRVGSLFGGRIIEMSGRYRGPARGMPPAWLVRGGIGLAAGWTQAALRSPRTYEEHWHGRVGPHFARVLAQGYWEKFRGQGWADMPPPVDASRRMAAAQALRMARRGGMAGQKVWRHPLRGTGQLFEALAARVTARGGRIDYGAEVLALVPEPDGGVTATIRQGRAVTMQSYPNVISGLAVERLWSLLPVHADAAPVADPSAQRAVLLVYLLLDGPPAFPHAWLEVNDTKLKAGRVVNYAAFGGDMVPQRRTALCVEFFLAGNDPLFDASEDAQIALAMTETAGAGLIDRSNLTGAYVLRLDRTNAAASWREQQTSTRTRLFEKLRDVPAIYHVNRPGADWATLAGMQAARSIIVGDRDTFDRDADPTRRQEDGSTAA, encoded by the coding sequence ATGGATGAAATCTTGATCATTGGTGCAGGTCCGTCGGGTCTTGCGGCAGCCCTTGCACTGCGTGACGCGGGGCTGCCGGTGCGGGTGGTCGAGCGGGGCGACCGCGCCGGTGGGCTGATGCGCTCTCCGCGCTTCGACGACTGCATCGTCGATCTGGGCCGGAAAGAGCTTTATGCACGGTTCCCCCAGGTCGATGCGCTATGGAATGACCTTCTGGGGGATGAGTATCGGCCCTACCCCCATCGTGTCGGCTCTTTGTTCGGCGGGCGGATCATAGAGATGTCGGGCCGGTATCGCGGTCCGGCGCGGGGCATGCCGCCCGCTTGGCTGGTGCGCGGCGGGATTGGACTGGCCGCCGGATGGACGCAGGCGGCTCTACGGTCGCCCCGCACCTACGAGGAGCATTGGCACGGGCGGGTCGGCCCGCATTTCGCGCGCGTGTTGGCGCAAGGTTATTGGGAGAAGTTTCGCGGCCAGGGCTGGGCGGACATGCCACCACCCGTCGATGCCTCCCGTCGCATGGCAGCGGCGCAGGCCCTGAGAATGGCGCGGCGGGGCGGGATGGCAGGCCAGAAGGTCTGGCGGCATCCCCTGCGCGGAACCGGCCAGTTGTTCGAGGCGCTGGCCGCCCGCGTGACAGCGCGCGGTGGCCGGATCGACTACGGAGCCGAGGTTCTGGCACTGGTGCCAGAGCCTGATGGCGGCGTGACGGCGACGATCCGGCAGGGTCGCGCTGTGACGATGCAAAGCTATCCGAACGTCATTTCCGGTCTTGCGGTCGAACGTCTGTGGTCACTTCTGCCGGTCCACGCCGACGCGGCACCCGTCGCCGACCCATCGGCACAGCGCGCTGTCCTTCTGGTCTATCTGTTGCTCGACGGACCGCCTGCGTTCCCGCACGCCTGGCTGGAGGTTAACGACACCAAGCTGAAGGCCGGGCGCGTCGTCAATTACGCGGCCTTCGGGGGCGACATGGTGCCCCAACGCCGTACGGCGCTGTGCGTCGAATTCTTTCTGGCCGGGAACGATCCACTGTTCGACGCATCGGAGGATGCGCAGATCGCGCTGGCGATGACCGAAACCGCCGGTGCTGGTCTGATCGACCGCTCCAATCTGACCGGTGCGTATGTGTTGCGGCTGGACCGGACCAATGCCGCAGCCAGTTGGCGCGAGCAGCAAACGTCCACCCGGACCCGGCTGTTCGAAAAGCTGCGCGATGTACCGGCGATCTATCATGTGAACCGTCCCGGTGCGGATTGGGCCACGCTGGCGGGTATGCAGGCCGCAAGGTCCATCATTGTGGGTGACCGGGACACCTTCGACCGCGACGCCGATCCGACCCGACGGCAAGAGGACGGCTCGACCGCGGCGTAG
- a CDS encoding nucleotidyl transferase AbiEii/AbiGii toxin family protein, translated as MDLSARQPLDATERAMIAQECQIALLDGISRTGPTFAGRGMFHGGTCLATCHASGRWSEDLDFVAASGAIAGDGPDDLLDLIRTTPSANS; from the coding sequence ATGGATTTGAGTGCAAGGCAGCCCCTGGATGCCACCGAGCGGGCGATGATCGCCCAAGAATGCCAGATCGCGTTGCTCGATGGGATCTCCCGCACAGGGCCCACATTTGCGGGCCGCGGCATGTTCCACGGCGGGACCTGTCTCGCGACCTGTCACGCGTCGGGGCGTTGGTCGGAGGATCTTGATTTCGTCGCGGCCAGCGGCGCCATCGCCGGTGACGGCCCCGACGATCTCCTCGACCTCATCCGCACGACGCCGTCGGCGAACTCGTAG
- a CDS encoding glycosyltransferase family 2 protein, with the protein MPHNEQTGHAGISVILATYERSGFIAAAIQSILDQTQELREIIVVDDGSKDETADVVATFGDRVTYLRQENAGKLAAIARGLDHATGDFVWIMDDDDLATPDAMEALLEPLAADPRCVMSYGRMSRFEDGEEDTGSDSDVPYPPPDDRSFLVRLMEDCFITGHPCVLVRRAALEDMRPFRRDILASVDYYLHLGVATQGKTVFVDRLVLRQRQHRGSRGPSALRYGENDRNARWIMHDKMLIGPLLQSLPLGAYIYHSGDARYGSPLTDPSEKRRALFQKATIAARKKLWPVALDALDEGAALMPSTSLTAEERRIISKALGCRYGIDEVHDDPDLVRRLRGIAQHRDDPSDLLVPLSRPLLHELKIARREKDGLRARKALATWKTLMPWRSSVAALREIFDRNAKRLARH; encoded by the coding sequence TTGCCCCATAATGAACAAACCGGCCATGCCGGAATATCGGTCATCCTCGCAACGTATGAGCGTTCGGGTTTCATTGCCGCTGCGATCCAGTCGATCCTGGATCAGACGCAAGAGTTGCGCGAAATTATCGTAGTCGATGACGGATCGAAGGATGAGACCGCAGATGTCGTCGCCACCTTCGGTGATCGCGTCACTTACCTGCGCCAGGAAAATGCGGGCAAACTGGCCGCCATAGCCCGAGGTCTGGATCATGCCACCGGGGATTTCGTCTGGATCATGGACGACGACGATCTGGCCACGCCGGACGCCATGGAAGCCTTGCTTGAGCCGCTAGCCGCCGACCCCCGCTGCGTGATGAGCTACGGGCGCATGTCGCGGTTCGAGGATGGCGAAGAGGATACCGGTTCTGATTCCGACGTGCCCTATCCGCCGCCAGATGATCGGTCTTTCCTCGTCAGGCTGATGGAAGATTGCTTCATTACCGGCCACCCATGCGTTCTCGTCCGACGCGCTGCCCTCGAGGACATGCGCCCGTTTCGTCGAGACATATTGGCGTCGGTGGACTACTACCTTCACCTTGGTGTGGCGACGCAAGGAAAAACGGTTTTCGTTGATCGCCTTGTTCTTCGTCAGCGACAGCACCGCGGCAGCCGCGGCCCCAGTGCCCTTCGCTACGGCGAGAACGACCGCAACGCCCGTTGGATCATGCATGACAAGATGCTGATCGGGCCCTTGCTGCAAAGTCTGCCCTTGGGCGCTTATATCTATCATAGCGGAGATGCGCGCTACGGCTCACCTCTGACGGACCCAAGCGAAAAGCGGCGCGCTCTTTTTCAGAAGGCCACCATCGCCGCCCGCAAGAAGCTGTGGCCGGTGGCCTTGGACGCGCTGGACGAGGGCGCTGCCTTGATGCCGAGTACTTCCCTGACAGCAGAGGAGAGACGCATCATATCCAAGGCGCTGGGGTGTCGCTATGGCATCGACGAGGTTCACGACGACCCCGATCTGGTCCGTCGCCTACGCGGCATCGCGCAGCATCGTGACGATCCGTCCGACCTTCTGGTGCCGTTATCTCGCCCGCTGCTACATGAGCTGAAGATCGCACGTCGCGAAAAGGATGGCCTTCGTGCCCGGAAGGCGCTGGCGACGTGGAAGACCCTGATGCCGTGGCGATCTAGCGTCGCTGCCCTACGCGAAATCTTTGACCGCAACGCAAAGCGCCTAGCCCGACACTAG
- a CDS encoding glycosyltransferase — translation MQPSRPLSVCVVTDTFPKLSETFILSQIEELRQSGVQVTVVADHVAPATEETHHLNVVRRWSAASRAEPQVRRLPSRWADRGVTGLDRAFGRRLMGVDAVICHFGMNGVRVARTGHRMSGFPPIITVFHGFDVSMAAQDGTLDQYHPLFTHPGLLLTVNHPFRETLIGAGAPQDRTRVHHLGIRPETIPFRDKDWSAPIRFLSVGRLTEKKGIDVALRALGQLRVDQPDLHWRYDIIGDGDLRDTLEALTRDLNLSELVRFRGAQPHASVREAMAKADSFLLPSRTASTGDQEGIPIVLMEAMSAGLIVVSTRHSGIPELVRDGETGLLADENDVSDLERSLRRVFEDRVALTSMTNAARRTIETEFHADRQNAELVGWVEELARNR, via the coding sequence TTGCAGCCGTCCCGTCCCCTGAGTGTCTGCGTCGTAACGGACACCTTCCCTAAACTGTCCGAAACCTTCATTCTTAGCCAGATCGAGGAATTAAGGCAGTCCGGAGTCCAAGTCACGGTTGTCGCCGACCATGTCGCGCCAGCTACTGAAGAGACCCACCACTTGAACGTGGTCCGTCGCTGGAGCGCTGCCAGCCGGGCGGAGCCTCAGGTGCGGCGCTTGCCGTCTCGCTGGGCGGATCGAGGCGTGACCGGGTTGGATCGCGCATTCGGACGCAGGCTGATGGGTGTCGACGCGGTGATCTGCCATTTCGGAATGAACGGTGTTCGCGTCGCACGCACTGGCCACCGCATGTCAGGATTTCCGCCGATTATAACGGTGTTTCACGGCTTCGACGTAAGTATGGCGGCCCAGGATGGCACTCTGGATCAATATCATCCGCTGTTTACGCACCCCGGCCTTCTTCTGACCGTCAATCACCCCTTCCGCGAGACCCTGATCGGGGCTGGCGCACCGCAGGATCGAACCCGGGTGCATCACCTCGGCATACGGCCAGAGACAATTCCATTCCGCGACAAGGATTGGTCCGCGCCAATACGCTTCCTCTCCGTCGGGCGCTTGACCGAAAAGAAGGGCATCGACGTGGCCCTGCGCGCCCTTGGCCAGTTGCGCGTTGATCAGCCCGATTTGCATTGGCGATATGATATCATAGGCGACGGTGATCTGCGCGACACATTGGAAGCTTTGACGCGTGATCTGAACCTTTCGGAACTGGTTCGCTTTCGTGGCGCACAACCCCATGCCAGCGTAAGGGAAGCGATGGCAAAGGCTGACAGCTTCCTGCTTCCCAGCCGAACTGCCTCGACCGGCGATCAGGAAGGTATTCCCATTGTTCTGATGGAAGCGATGTCAGCCGGGCTTATTGTCGTCTCAACTCGCCATTCCGGTATCCCAGAACTGGTTCGAGATGGAGAGACCGGGCTTTTGGCTGATGAGAACGACGTCAGCGACCTTGAGCGCAGTCTGCGGCGGGTGTTCGAAGACAGGGTCGCACTTACATCGATGACAAACGCGGCGCGCCGCACCATCGAGACCGAATTCCACGCAGACCGTCAGAACGCCGAGCTTGTCGGTTGGGTCGAAGAACTTGCAAGGAACAGATAA
- a CDS encoding nucleotide sugar dehydrogenase, whose translation MDGPIAVIGLGYVGLPLALAFGKQRRTIGFDLCPTRIAELREGQDRTREVSKEDLVGCQDLTFSDDPEDMRAATIYIIAVPTPINAHKQPDLGPICRASELVGAILKPGDLVIYESTVYPGATEEDCVPVLERVSGLTYKADFHCGYSPERINPGDRAHRLPDIVKVTSGSDAATADAVDALYASIITAGTFRAESIRVAEAAKVIENTQRDLNIALVNELAMIFGRMGIDTTAVLEAARSKWNFLPFHPGLVGGHCIGVDPYYLTHKAEAIGHHSQVILAGRRINDGMGAYVAGQMIKAMLRKRVQIRGARVLVLGLTFKENCRDLRNTRVVDVVRELQDYGVAVDVHDPMADPDAARREYALDLVETPSRGKYDGIILAVAHDAFRDLCAGSVRQLGAETCVIYDLKNMIDRDVSDLRL comes from the coding sequence ATGGATGGACCTATCGCGGTAATCGGGCTGGGATACGTCGGACTGCCCTTGGCCCTGGCCTTTGGAAAGCAGCGTCGAACGATTGGCTTCGACCTGTGCCCGACCCGGATCGCCGAATTGCGCGAAGGTCAGGACCGAACGCGCGAAGTGTCAAAGGAAGACCTGGTGGGTTGCCAGGACCTGACCTTCAGTGACGATCCCGAGGACATGCGGGCCGCCACAATCTACATCATCGCCGTTCCCACTCCGATCAACGCCCACAAGCAACCGGACCTTGGCCCGATCTGCAGGGCGTCTGAGCTGGTCGGCGCGATCCTGAAGCCCGGCGATCTGGTGATTTACGAATCGACCGTCTATCCCGGCGCCACCGAAGAGGACTGCGTGCCGGTGTTGGAGCGGGTATCGGGCCTAACCTACAAGGCGGACTTCCACTGCGGATATTCTCCGGAACGGATCAATCCCGGCGACAGGGCGCATCGCCTGCCCGATATCGTCAAGGTGACCAGCGGCAGCGATGCCGCGACGGCGGATGCGGTGGATGCCCTTTACGCGTCTATCATCACCGCCGGCACCTTTCGCGCCGAGTCCATTCGCGTGGCAGAGGCGGCGAAGGTCATAGAGAACACGCAGCGCGACCTGAACATCGCGTTGGTCAACGAATTGGCCATGATCTTCGGGAGGATGGGGATCGACACGACCGCGGTGCTCGAGGCGGCGCGGTCGAAATGGAACTTCCTGCCCTTCCATCCCGGTCTGGTCGGAGGTCACTGCATCGGCGTGGACCCCTATTACCTGACCCACAAGGCAGAGGCGATCGGCCACCATTCGCAGGTCATTTTGGCCGGTCGTCGTATCAACGACGGAATGGGCGCCTACGTCGCCGGTCAGATGATCAAGGCGATGTTACGCAAACGGGTGCAGATCCGCGGTGCGCGCGTTCTGGTTCTTGGCCTGACATTCAAGGAAAATTGCAGGGATCTGCGGAATACCCGCGTCGTGGACGTGGTCAGGGAATTACAGGACTACGGCGTTGCCGTTGATGTTCATGACCCGATGGCCGATCCGGACGCAGCGCGTCGGGAGTACGCGCTTGACCTTGTCGAGACGCCGTCGCGCGGCAAGTACGACGGTATCATTCTGGCGGTAGCCCACGATGCCTTCCGCGACCTCTGCGCAGGTTCGGTACGCCAGCTCGGGGCAGAAACCTGCGTCATCTACGATCTGAAGAATATGATCGACCGCGACGTAAGCGACCTTAGGCTGTAG
- a CDS encoding polysaccharide deacetylase family protein, producing MDSQLPSYAARAAGFVLSLDLELMWGVLDSSAPDAYAPNIHGARKAVPALLHLFAEHGIHATWATVGFLFFDTRKALMDALPDTRPAYPRPGMNAYARLSGIGANEVEDPLHFGGSLVRRIAASPGQEVATHTFSHLFCFDQPFDPQVFEADILAAVRAAHMAGIDLRSIVFPRNQITETAVSICLRHGIYVIRGCGVPWYDRARARRDERIAQRVMRMTRAYVPFDASGPVRVGSCGRAVNVPASRLLRPAGRGGAVAIRRQIATIKADMTRAARTGQTYHLWFHPHNFGRNLPENLALLDAILRHANHLDALHDWPSMTMAEAADRWIESMPPMPQPRTA from the coding sequence ATGGATAGCCAACTGCCCTCTTACGCGGCGCGCGCCGCCGGTTTCGTGCTTTCTCTCGACCTGGAGCTGATGTGGGGCGTGCTGGATAGCTCGGCACCCGACGCCTACGCGCCGAACATCCACGGCGCGCGCAAAGCCGTGCCCGCGTTGCTGCATCTGTTCGCAGAGCACGGTATTCACGCAACCTGGGCGACCGTGGGTTTCCTGTTCTTCGACACGCGCAAGGCGCTGATGGACGCGCTGCCCGACACACGGCCTGCCTATCCCCGGCCCGGGATGAATGCCTATGCCCGCCTGTCCGGGATCGGCGCAAACGAGGTAGAGGATCCACTGCACTTCGGCGGCTCTCTGGTCCGCCGAATCGCAGCCTCGCCCGGTCAGGAAGTCGCGACTCACACGTTTTCGCACCTGTTCTGCTTTGATCAGCCGTTCGATCCGCAGGTGTTCGAGGCAGACATCCTGGCCGCCGTGCGCGCGGCCCACATGGCCGGGATCGACCTGCGCAGCATCGTCTTTCCGCGCAACCAGATCACGGAGACGGCGGTGTCGATCTGCCTGCGGCACGGAATTTACGTGATCCGGGGATGTGGTGTGCCGTGGTATGACCGGGCACGGGCGCGACGCGACGAGCGGATCGCACAGCGAGTGATGCGGATGACGCGCGCCTATGTGCCCTTCGATGCCAGCGGGCCGGTGCGCGTCGGGTCCTGCGGGCGTGCCGTGAACGTGCCGGCCAGCCGCCTTCTGCGACCCGCCGGACGCGGTGGCGCAGTAGCCATTCGGCGTCAGATCGCCACGATCAAGGCCGACATGACGCGCGCGGCGCGGACGGGACAAACCTATCACCTGTGGTTCCATCCCCACAATTTCGGCCGCAACCTGCCCGAAAACCTTGCGCTTCTGGATGCGATCCTGCGCCACGCAAACCATCTGGACGCCCTGCATGACTGGCCCTCGATGACGATGGCCGAGGCTGCCGATCGCTGGATCGAATCCATGCCGCCGATGCCACAACCCCGCACAGCGTGA
- a CDS encoding glycosyltransferase family 4 protein, with the protein MTQIDHSLAPQLSGLSQVTEPPMAHARARIAVVASLTSSLIGFRYELLRELALRADVLALAPDHDPRAETALARIGVRFQRIPMARTGKNPFQDILTLVALLHAFRTFRPDIVLPYTMKPIIYAGLAGRIVGVRKRVAMCTGLGYLFVQDGRQTLIKRALRRLSMSLYRAALRGVDDLIVYNTADADEFRRNRLVSDQTRICLVPGSGVNLTRHAFHEPPPGPPVFLMVSRLLCDKGVREYVDAARRLRAIHPHVRCQLLGPHDANPAAIGAGELADWIEEEAIEYLGATSDVRPYLQDASVFVLPSYREGLSRSVLEAMATGRAVITSDAPGCPDPVTEGVTGFVVPVRDAAALVNAMERFVCDPALADGMGRAARKKAERQFDVAAINAILLDRLGLADVPATRAATA; encoded by the coding sequence GTGACCCAGATCGACCACTCTCTCGCGCCGCAGCTCTCTGGATTGTCGCAGGTGACCGAACCGCCGATGGCACACGCGCGCGCCCGTATCGCCGTAGTCGCCAGCCTGACCTCATCCCTCATTGGTTTCCGCTACGAGCTGCTGCGCGAGTTGGCGCTGCGCGCCGATGTTCTCGCGCTGGCCCCGGACCATGACCCGCGCGCGGAAACGGCCCTTGCCCGCATCGGCGTCCGGTTCCAGCGCATCCCCATGGCGCGCACCGGAAAGAACCCGTTCCAGGACATTCTGACCTTGGTCGCCCTGCTGCACGCCTTTCGCACGTTCCGTCCGGACATCGTGCTGCCCTACACCATGAAACCGATCATCTATGCCGGGTTGGCCGGGCGCATCGTGGGCGTGCGGAAACGCGTCGCGATGTGTACGGGGCTGGGCTACCTGTTCGTTCAGGATGGCAGGCAAACCCTGATCAAACGCGCGCTGCGCCGCCTGTCGATGAGCCTTTATCGCGCGGCATTGCGGGGGGTCGACGACCTTATCGTCTACAACACCGCCGATGCCGACGAATTCCGGCGCAATCGGCTTGTATCGGACCAGACCCGTATCTGTCTTGTGCCGGGGTCCGGCGTGAACCTGACGCGGCACGCATTTCACGAACCCCCGCCTGGTCCGCCGGTTTTCCTTATGGTCAGCCGCCTGTTGTGCGACAAGGGGGTGCGCGAATACGTCGACGCCGCCCGACGGTTGCGCGCGATCCATCCCCATGTCCGTTGTCAGCTCTTGGGGCCCCATGACGCGAACCCGGCTGCGATCGGCGCCGGTGAACTGGCGGATTGGATCGAGGAAGAAGCCATCGAATACCTGGGTGCCACTTCAGACGTACGCCCCTATCTGCAAGACGCGTCGGTCTTCGTTCTACCGTCCTACCGCGAGGGTCTGTCGCGGTCCGTGCTGGAAGCCATGGCGACGGGGCGGGCCGTCATTACCTCGGATGCGCCGGGCTGTCCCGACCCCGTGACCGAAGGTGTGACCGGCTTTGTCGTTCCGGTGCGCGACGCCGCGGCCCTGGTCAATGCAATGGAGCGGTTCGTGTGTGATCCGGCTCTGGCGGACGGGATGGGCCGCGCCGCGCGGAAAAAGGCCGAACGACAGTTCGACGTGGCAGCGATCAATGCGATCCTGCTGGACCGGCTTGGGCTGGCGGATGTGCCAGCAACCAGAGCGGCTACAGCCTAA
- a CDS encoding glycosyltransferase family 61 protein gives MLNKFTDTARRKAIGLCEQGVRNGLPPKMFGWRWVREETLRDYFTSGGQGDLTVVHTHARASNPLPVNIDTPLKLSDDPDWFGYSQRDVLSRDSGETLIATVPDARVVSFTDQPRNRFWPTIINHRDKAFEIREMRFRPGHGEMLRTVGKPRHLDRATWFTERVYNNYSHWLSAHLPKLCLLAQRNEMDGLLLPEKRPAFIDASLRILGFDPNAFETHGAGGVIEVDRLTLLETDRFRPELLRPVRDMMRHTPDRAPWRRVFISRAAADIRRLENEAELVPMLQAAGFELVAMEDLSFDQQVQLMGETSVLMAPHGAGLTNMIFCAPGTQVVEIAEPSYPNPNFYAIAVAMGLDYWKVDGAFAGSADVHRLDRDLKVDTANIDAVLKAMAG, from the coding sequence ATGCTGAACAAGTTCACGGACACGGCGCGTCGCAAGGCCATTGGTCTATGCGAACAAGGTGTCAGGAATGGCCTGCCCCCGAAGATGTTCGGCTGGCGTTGGGTGCGAGAGGAGACCTTGCGCGACTATTTCACCAGCGGCGGACAGGGTGATCTGACCGTCGTTCATACGCATGCGCGCGCCTCGAACCCCTTGCCCGTAAACATCGACACCCCCCTAAAGCTGTCCGACGATCCGGACTGGTTCGGCTATTCTCAGCGCGATGTGCTGTCGCGCGACAGTGGCGAGACACTGATTGCGACTGTTCCAGACGCGCGTGTCGTTTCGTTCACCGATCAGCCGCGCAACCGCTTTTGGCCGACCATCATAAACCATCGCGACAAGGCATTCGAAATCCGGGAAATGCGTTTTCGTCCCGGCCACGGTGAGATGTTGCGTACCGTCGGCAAGCCGCGCCACCTGGACCGCGCGACCTGGTTCACCGAACGGGTCTACAACAACTACTCCCACTGGCTTAGCGCCCATCTGCCTAAGCTTTGCCTTCTGGCGCAGCGCAACGAGATGGATGGGCTCTTGCTGCCCGAAAAGCGTCCGGCTTTCATCGACGCATCACTGCGCATCCTTGGTTTCGATCCAAATGCTTTCGAGACCCATGGCGCGGGCGGCGTCATTGAGGTCGACCGACTGACGCTTTTGGAAACAGACCGCTTTCGCCCGGAATTGTTGCGCCCCGTGCGCGACATGATGAGACATACGCCTGATCGCGCCCCATGGCGGCGTGTCTTCATCAGTCGTGCGGCTGCTGACATCCGGCGTTTGGAAAACGAGGCCGAGTTGGTGCCGATGTTGCAAGCCGCCGGGTTCGAACTGGTTGCAATGGAGGATCTGAGCTTCGATCAGCAGGTGCAGCTGATGGGCGAGACCAGCGTGCTCATGGCTCCGCACGGCGCAGGGCTGACCAACATGATCTTTTGCGCACCTGGCACGCAGGTCGTGGAAATCGCAGAGCCAAGTTACCCAAACCCCAACTTTTATGCGATCGCCGTAGCCATGGGGCTGGATTACTGGAAAGTCGACGGTGCCTTCGCGGGCAGCGCAGACGTTCATCGACTTGACAGAGACCTGAAGGTTGATACGGCGAACATTGATGCCGTTCTGAAAGCGATGGCGGGTTAA